The Dioscorea cayenensis subsp. rotundata cultivar TDr96_F1 chromosome 25, TDr96_F1_v2_PseudoChromosome.rev07_lg8_w22 25.fasta, whole genome shotgun sequence DNA segment AAATATTGACTGCTTAGACAACTACGACGTCACAGTGAAAACAACCAAAGGAAAGCACAACTTAACAGAGGTAATGAATTATATACATatgagaattttgtttttgaattaattaattaattaattataattacctTCTTGATTATGAAAGGCTGAGAAAGAACAGAAAAGAATGCGGAGAGTTTTAGCTAATAGGGAGTCAGCTAGAGAAACTATTCGAAGAAGACAGGTAATGTAATTAACCAATTCTAAAATATCTATTTTccaatttctttgttttttttttaaaatttttccttcCAATCAGGCATTTCGTGAAGAATTGATAAAAAAAGTTGCTGATTTGTCTTTGGATAACCGAGATATTAAAATGGTACattgttttattattgataGACATGTTGTtcagttatttttgtttctttatatatatatatatatatatttgttataattgATTGTTTGTCATGAAATCAGCAAAGAGAACGGTTGATGAATGAGTATAATACTCTGAAAGACAATAACAAACAACTGAAAGAACGGGTAGAAACACTCTTGTAAATCCCTTGATATGAATAtgaatacatgcatgcatgtgatCATCTCAAGGATTTTATGGCTGGCAGATTGCAAAGGCGAAACATTGCCCGGAAAAAAGCTCAACGACGGCGATTCCAGTGACTGGTTATTCTTTTGCTCCTTATCCATGGACTTCATGGTCTCCATTTTCATATGATCTTGGAAATTCTCTAGGATCTTGTGGAGTTTATGTGCCTCATCATCATGCTTGGTTTCATCCTCACCAAGCTTCGGGACCTTTGCCAATGTATGTCGGCACAAACATACACGGCTCGGTTCCATACTGTCATCATCAAACTAATGCTTCATCTTCAACAATTGTTTCTGCAATGCAAGATGGAAGTGATGAACATGAACATCCTATGCATTTGGTTCTGAACTCAAATGCGAACTCTTCGTTTCCTTCTTCCGATGATCAAGGGAAGTCACACGTCCAACCGACATCATCGGTGTCGGCTTCAGCTGCTGAAgctagaaagaaaagaaaggaactCACCAAATTGAAGCATCTTCAAGGAAAGCAGGTGAGCAAACACAACTGATATCCATCCAAATCTTGGTTTATGACCAGAAAAGTATTAATCTGTGGAAGATCATGAGAACATCTCTTTGGAGCAAAATTTATAAGTTTGCTTGTTGTGTGTCTTTCCTTTCAAGATGAGTTAATTCTAATTCCAGTGTCTGTTTTTTTGGTGGTTAATTATCTTCTTATCTTATGAgaaatggaaatttttttccaaataaaaacaagaaaaacctcCGCGCATTTATGATGAACAGTTGTTAATTTTATGTTCTTTATATTAAGGTTCATAGGACCAATGTGAAGGTGTATGAAAGGAAGATATATGGGTTGCAGAGACCTCCCACATTGTTGCATGAAATCATGAAGATCATTAgtaattagttgtttaattttatttaattaaaaacaatggatCGAGTTCTCTTACTTTTTGAATTCTGGAAAATTAAACAAGCAGTAGGACAAGTCCAATTATAGATGAGTTATAATTCTAATTGAGATTAATTAACTCAATTcagaaaagaatatataattttcaaaattaattgggaaatttatttatgattaattaaaacaaagcaATTCATTGCAGAAaggttttattaatttttaattacaatttacTGCTAAGTGATAGCAAAGTGAAGGATTCCGATCGGACGGTCCAGATTATGCCACGCATGAGGACTTGATTATTTATAGTGTTCCGACGGAACATCAATTCTTACATTAGTTCAGCTTATGATAAACTctattctttctctttctctttctctctcttcccaaGTTCACAGCCATGGCGATGACCGTCGAaggtattcttcttcttcttttctagaTAATGACCTAAATCTCAGGTTAGAATCACGAGAATTTGCATCTTTGGCTGTGTTTCAACTTTATGTTTCATCGATTGCCCTAGATTTCCGAGTTTGATTTAGTCCATTAATTTCTAGGGTTCCAAAATTTCATCgaaagatttaaattttaaatttttttttatttttctttatttagataTGTATCTTTGATTTATTACGTGATCTTAGAATTTTGGTTGGTTGAAATTGTGAAAAGTGGCTGATTGGTGTGCTTTTTCTGGTGATTTTGTATGCATTACTGGATTTGGTGCAATTGGCGGTAACGATGAACATCTGACTTCTGATGACAGTGTGAGTttcaatttttgatttttcttgtgttGTAGTTAACAAGCTTCTGTCTTGACTTTGGATTCTTTCTGATTGGCAGGCTTGCTGGACTTGCGTTTATGTTCTCTGCCAGCATCTTGTTACAAATACTGGTATGACTTCCTTATTCAAATTTTTGCCTTAAATTAAGTTATTCTTCTTTGGTAGTGATTGATAGGATAGACACAACTTCCATGTTTCTAGAGTTAGTTGATCTTTGAGAATAGTATGATGTTGAAAATATGATTCAGAGGAGCTGAACTGTTGTTACTTTCTCTAAGTTCCACTGTGCATTTTTCTTTGCtgaatcttatttatttatcaaccCTTACATTCAACAAAGGCACCTTGTGATGGAGAGCTGAATTAAAGTGTCCTGGCATTCAACTCTTCTCACTATTCCTAAGTGACACTAAAATTAAAGATATGATTGCCGGCCATCATGTACTGTACATTGTGTACTATCCTTAAGTGGTTTCCTTTCCAGCCTCATCTCGGCATTGCCAGGCATTGCTGTGACATTGTGTCTCTCTTGATGTATTGTTTTGAAAATCCTTACTCCAAACATTTTGTGATAAtaagattttaatattttttgtgagATAATGTTGTAAtatgagttttctatttttacCGGGGTTTTGgatttcatttcattaaaattttggaTATGAATTTTGCAACCAATGTTGCTTCTGACATCTTTTAGTATACCAAATTGTCCCATGGGTACATTCTTGTACTTTTCTTTACCCTCTGAGCTAAAGCAAGTAGAAGTTTGATTGGGTGAGATGTGGTGTGACGTGCCTACAAACGATAtgtcattttgtttttattccaCTTTGATCCTGAGCCTTTGCTTGCTTTATAAGTGGAAATAGAATATCTGCATGATTCATCCTTTTCCGTTTCAGAATGAATAGCTTGGAACTTCCATGCATAAGCAATTGGAAGTTGGGACTACAAAGCTTTGTTCATAGGAATAATTTAACACAACAATGCATGATATATCCATGTATTTCTGCATGTGTATAGTGCttatgcatgtgtgtgtgtgtgtgtgtgtgtgtgtcggAGGCACTATTCCTCAGCATCGTGATACATTCTTCAGAATCTCTGATTAATCAGGTGTACAATTCATTTTCTTACTTTGCCATGTATAATTTATGAGATATAAGTATGCACTGTGGAATATTTTTGAAAGTTTCTCCTTGACAAGGCCATGTAATAATTCCATGAATTtgttaattttctatttttgtcaaaaatataatatggtTTGAATTAACTCCTAAATCATTTCACAATGAAGACCTTCTTTTCAAGTTTTagccaaaataataattaataacaaaaaaaagcttttttttcttttcaggtttctttttttctcagaAGGACTAAATAAGCAAGCATTCATGCATTTCCtaatatattgttaatattaaGAAAGGACTTTCGTTTAtgcaaaaactttttattttcgCAGGCATGTGCTCTTTACAATAATTGGTGGCCTTTGTTATCAGGTGACTGGTTACATAATACTTAAGTTATCATAAAACTGCTGATaaaacttagaagaaaaggcTGACATgatttgttttgcttctttttcccaGCTCTAATGTATATTCTGGTTCCTATGCCATGCTTGTTCTTTGGAGATGGGTCCACACGTTTCCTAACTAGCCGGGATGGTGGAGGGTGAGTTAATGTCAATGACCTCTATCCTGAGCATTTAGTTACTGGATTACTCTTTTTTCATTAATGAGCTTCAATCTGGAACTAGTAGTTTATATTAAGCATATATACACTGTTTTAAATCCTGAACCAGAAACATTTTCAGTATCATATAGCAGTGAAATCCAAGGTCCTTGCCTTGATCGATTTTACTGTTTCAAAATTTGTATCCAATTGGCATTATATGGCTTAGAGCCTGAACCAAATGCTCGATTTTACACATTAACTTTATGTTTGGtgctatttaattattgttCAATGCTTTTCAATATGCAAGTGCTTGCATGACCTATACATTGACAGAAAATTAAACAGCCGTTCTTAACTTGGAAACTGATTATTGATCATCTCTTTCTTAATGCAGCTGGATAAACGCGGCAAAATTCTTGACTGGTGCATCAGCTGTGGGGAGTATTGCCATTCCTGCTATTCTGAGGCATGCTCACCTAATAGAGACCGGAGCCATGCTCATAGAATTCACATCCTTTTTCATTCTAGTCTGTACCGTCTTGTGTTTCCACAGAGTCAGCCTCGACGAAGATTGGTAGTCAGTGTCCATTTGCAACTAAAACTAGAGGAATCAGAGAATAACAAAAGTCCATGTACCATGTGCAGCAGTGGATGGAGCAATTCCATGTTGTTGACCAAACTAGATATTAATCACTTCCAACAGATACCTTCAATGAAATTTCTGTTGATCTATCATACAATTTCTTTTGCTTgatgaattaatatatatatatatatatatatatatatattttttttttttaaatgaagaatcTAGTGAAAAGAAGTACAAGAAGCCAGCTGGTTCACTGTGAGAGCCTAGAATCAATTAATCATGGCAGGTGATCAAGCagcagcaccaccaccaccttgtATTTTGTGGTGAAAAAACATGCTTTCAGGGGTCCCATAAAACTTGGACGTTCAATTCAATTACGTGTTTTAGTATTTTGCCCATTTTGTCAATACACATGCTTTCACAGTACCTCATAAAATTATCATGCAAATTATTTAACCGGATATGCTTAAAAAGACATTGTATGATAACAACTTCTTATGCTTGTCAAATTGTTTTAATTTGCATTCACACTCTTACAAATTAAAACAGCTGTTCAGCCAATGACATTCGTACCTTATTGATACCAAGTCTTTTATTTGTGGGAACAACAGGGTTAGATCTTCACTAAAGATACTCATACTTAATTTATTGATAGTGAGTTTCCtgtttgtgaagaagaagaagaagaagaagagatgcttCATAGAAAGGATTACATCTCAGCTATCACATGGTGTGAGTGTATGGTATATTTAGAATGGCTAGTCCTCTATTTGTGAAGAAAGACGGGTTGTGTCTCCTCAACCTctgattatatattatattgttaaaatcttaattgtttttttctactgtgttatataaaaattaatcaagttGCAAGAAACCCAAAACAAAACCTTGTTAAGAGGTTCATTACTATAAGTGTTTGatcataaataaacaaattaatcatgGTATCTTTTACTCAACTCAACATCCcaaacaataacaaatcaaCACATAATTaatcaatgaaaaacaaatttaaaatttgatggcAATGGTTTCAAAGCCAATCCAACAACTCTAAGTCTGCCTCTTCAATCATCTGCACATTAGTACTTGTGCTTGCTGCTCCAGCGCCGGACTGTTCATTATTCCGGTGCTCACCGGACGACGAGCTATCTTGTGAGCTTGCTCTTTCAGCCACCATTGGCACCATCATCGACGACGAAGCCTCAGTCATTCTCCGGCTATCAATCTCTATACCAACAGGTCTCCGATCAAAAGACCTCAAACTTCCCGAAGTTACATACACCCGACACAAACTAAACTCATTCCGCAGCTGAAAATTTAATAGTTCCACATCGGTTAATTtagtaaaaacaacaataatgtaTGATAATGAATAAATACAAACACACCATTGGAGTTGCACTTGGCCTAATTCCGGTATCAGCTTCGACAACTTTGTATTCATTCATTTTCCATTTGGTTTTACTGCCGAGCGGAGCTCGGCCTTGATAGAACACCATCGTCTTCTTAACACCGATCATTCGATTATTATGATAAACTCCGCTCGGTGAGCCGGTAGCCTTCCAGTAACCGGACGGAGTTGTTCGTCCCGGTCTTCCACCGTGTGCTTCCCTTTCTTGCATGGGGCAAAAAAAGAACCATTGCTCTGAATCTGTGATACTTGATTCTCCAGACATCTCTGCATAAAACATCATCacccatatttatatatatatatatatatatatatatatatatatatatatatatttttgataaagagtggataaaccactgatttattaaaaatacttatatattcaaatctatatttttctcaaataataataataataataataataatgaatacttACGGGGGAGATGCCAGGGATCAACAGCATAAACATCAATGGGAGGAATAACTCTTTCAATGTCTTGAAGTCTGGTGTTTTCCAACTTGTTGTGCAAATAAAAGTTCACCAATTCTTGCTCAGTGGGATAGAAACGGAAGCCTGGTGGAATATTAGTActgttcattttctttttctctctttttgttttccaCTTTTCCTTGAGTTGATGAAAGATATCAGATATGctaaacaaacaacaaactCTATGATCAAACCTTCTTCTTTCTATCAATCTATCTATGCATGCTCATCCATCTCTTTTTCCACtaaatttttctttctcttttctcttcttttcttttggagcTGATGCACTATGAAGTTCAtgtgtacatatatgtatatatatatatatatacacatgtatgtACTTGTGCGTGACGTGTGCATGTGCGTATTTAGGGAGAGAGAAAAacgtaatgagagaaaaagagagagagagattgataGATGTTATGGTGTTAGTTTTTTCAAAGGGCGTGTGTGTGGAAAAAGggaatgaaagaaagaatggGTCAATCACTCTATTCAcagaaatgataaaatattttgaaggaATTAAGTTGATGGTTGTAATTCATAAAtgatacatttatatatttttgtcaaatgcatctttttcttctcttaaagaatttattttttttatattgtaataTATGTCTTTTGGTAGTTAAATATGTATTTCTCTTTTGACAAGAAGGATTAAGTGtttgacattttattttataataacttTATAGTCCAATTTGATATTAAGTATTTATAATGCTTTAGTTGAAtggtgtttttaatttttttattttttatttttggtgtatATCACTATCTAATAATTaacttcattgaaaaaaatggttAACTCCTTTCCTAAATAAGAGGTTGAAAAATTAACtattttcacaataatttggCAAAACTATATTACATGAGATTATcacattttatcttttttatcttttttttttatgtttttttttactatgtaatattgtctttttatttatcctCTGCAACTTTTTATAAtcctatgaatttttttaaaaagattttatgcattttacttcaataaatttttagcttatttgcttttgatgtatatatataaactgatGCACTAATTAcagataaaatcaataattaaaataaatatttattattttttattaaatttattttacatgATTTGTAGATAAAATAATTTGCATCATGTGACTATTTCttggaaattttcaaaaacttatacttcatttatattatacttCATCATTCTTTTggttatcttaaaaaaaaaacatcaactaaTGTCTAGATAGATATACATGTGCATTTACattcatacatacataaatatatactaatatacagACACACATTTATTGATTCATATATCATTTATCATTCAAGTCAAATTCATAAGAAGTCATgatattcttttaaaattaaggGCCAGGGATAAAATCCAATTTCGCAAGTAACTCAAAGATTCCCTTATACATTTAGGGCCCTCCATGGTTGGATAAAGTGCTCAAAGAAAAAGACTTTGAActccataaaatattttttttgtttttttattttttgttttatgtttttttaaaaagaagaaaaaggaagtcAAGAAGAAGTCAATGAATAAAACAAACGCGTTTAGGTCTTTGAGCTTTTTGAAGCTCAATCTTTGATCAAttcaaaagattaaaataaaacgGTGGAAAAACAAGTCTAGAAAGATAAaagatgtataaataaatagactttctgagaatcaaacactagtttcttttttaaatttaatattgttGGATTAAAGGAAGTGCATTAATTTCATGTGTCTCCAAACAAATttattgcatttttattttatttccaatGTCTTTGTACTTTTAATCACTTCATAGTCACAACGTACAACTAAGTaataaaaaacttgaatcagatATAAGAGATTAAGTGGGAGATAGATTGGCTTGCCCACATTGTcctggaaaaaaaaacttttaatcatatatacatatagaatttttttttaaatattaaattttatttagaagtCACGTCATTTTGAATtagataaaatattttgataaaaataacttAGCCCACATTTACTGCACCTTAgctcaattatttttcatattaatttgtaagaagcttttttagttttaaaaaataccaATTTCGACttattagtttattaaaaaaatatcattccTCTGAAATGAATCTAAATACATCATTAAGGATGTAGGAATccttcattttatatattaaatattaaaaaatctaaatttacaTAGGATCAATATGCTTCGTCTATTCTCtctatcaaaagaaaaaaaataataataataaaataaataataataataataataatagtgagaTAGGACTCCACTGACAACAATTGTTATCTATAAGTATCACACGATTGCCAGTGACACTAGTGACAATATCTCATATTGAcctaataagataaataaataaataaataaataaataaaacgcacaaaaatacattttaagTCGAACCAATATACGTAAATCATCTACGTCAATATTTCATACAGTTCTCCCTCGATCGTGCCCAAGGACCAAATCTAATCCctgctattatatatatatatatatatatcaaaatgaataaattacaaaattattagaaaactaaaaagagtgacaatttgaataaaaagcgtagtttatctattttcatattaaaaaaaacgaatatttgaataaaaagcgtagtttatctattttcatattaaaaaaaacgatatatatatatatatatatatatatatatatatatatatatatatatatatatatattcacctaTTAAAACATTTGTATATGCTTACACcgtaaatatttaatatttgtatgTTATTGTATCaataatcattaataaaaaaaaccattttatcTCTTTTTCGATACCTTTCCTTCACTGATGAATCTTCATTAGCTAtctaaatataataaacaactatagttttggtttttaatttttttttttttttacgaaaacatataaataaataataatattgtataaaaaCTAAATGAACAATTGCTACTAATTATGACAATCTGCACGTTCTGGAAGAGTGAAGTTAGAGTGAGAGAAACACAGGGGGGAAATAAGGAGAGAAATTAAGAACAGTGAAGGGAGAGAACTAATTAAGCAAAAGCTGGGAGAATAATCCTATCTCTTCCACTATCATCTTTCATTCATTAACATCATAACAAACTCCAGCCAGAGATGACACACATGTCATCTGGTTATAAGTCACTTACTAACACCATTACAATAATAACTCTCATATTCCTTTCAGGTGCTCACACTCAAAATATCCCATCCATATCCAATGTATTGATTCCATCCATGCACTAATATGAACTCTCAAATATCTTCCTTCCATGCACGACCACGACCGCCCTCCACAATTTATTCtataataaagttaataaatcgGGTTAATTTGATTGATTGTCTCACGCGTCTTATTTGACTCCGAAGTCTATCTGCAACACAATCATTCCTCAATCGTTAATTCAAATGTTATTTCTTATCATAATATATCTCGTGTTATTGacataaatattatttgatCATTTTGACAAGCATAATAGTTCTTCTATCATGTATGGTTGTATTTTTCGTTCACTACCTATCaattattttgggttttttttctcaatttttttaaaatatgttatatttaaatattttttaaatcaatttttgatcctttttataaatctataaatctatatatatagttaatagTCCAACTGTAAAGCCGGAGAAGAGATTGGGAGATTAAATTCTTCTTTATCGatattaatgataaataatataagtCATgtcaattttatcaaatatatatataaataataataaagatgatGAATAATGTCCACAATGACTTCTCTACTGAGAGGGATGGGAAACTTGCTAAGAGGGTTATGTCCAAGTTCCAACAAGCATGTCATGAGACCCCCACCTTGGTTTGGTCAACTGAAACTTGTCGGTTTGTAATATGAGACGGTGTTGACTTTTAAAGCTATTTATGCACGGGGAGGTGAACCAAtcaatcattttaaaatttattaagttTTGGGGTCtggtctcttttttttttaattaatttatttatttaatttttttttttttttttgataaagggATGGGTCTGGTCTTGACCGCGTCTGCATTCATTGTCTTCATGACCATCATTTTCCCTGAGTCTTTTCTCTAATTGACATGTTAATATGTTATAGGCTTATAGCCCTACACCCCTTCAATTTTAGTTATGTGAAACATTCCTGCTTAATTGTAAATGTTTATCAAATTCATTATGATTGTGTTTCTTTGAAAGGACAATATGTTCTATAATCACAGTACTGTTTATATACTGTTCATCCGGAAtttaaatactatatatatattatacatctgAATTTTAGTACTGtttggtactgtttatattcatataaaaaaagtgcttgtcgtttattattcaaaatatatatatatatgttctataattaagttttataaaatttaaagcgCATGATCCCTCCTGCTCATGATTTTTCTATTCAAGGAATGCTTAGAATAGATGATTCACCTAAGGTATTCATTTCTTGAGGATTTATAGTTATTTTGGTTTAATATTGTTACGTTCACTTTCATCATTGGTGGATTATATGATATAGTCTTAATTTCAACACCGacggaatatatatatatatatatatatatatatatatatatatatatatatttcacttgttattgttttgtaaaccttaatttattttttaataaaatcatggTAAGTTGATACTGGACAATAGTTGTTGGTCGTTGCTCAAAATTCATGAcatttaaagtattttttatctatctatttatttatttatttataaaagataagatagcACATTATTTTCATCATGTTATTAACATGCAATAATCAGTTGAATTTATGTTAAATAACCATTAATCTCTTGGCCTATCAATATTGGTTCCTTATGTGATAATTATATTCTTActgaaaaaatagatttaaaccTCAGCTCATATAAGATGAAAATATAAGTGATTTGAGATATTAACTCTTTATCTGTGCAGTCTCCCGTGATTTgtccacattaaaaaaaaaacttatgttgaatggagataataataataataataataataataataataataataataatccaaagcACTTTGAACGTATGATTTTCTTTCATCTAATTGCTATATTCTTTACTTTTTATGATtcattaacaataataaaaaaaaaattaaaggaagaaaataaaaaggcaagctgacattattattataaagataATAACTTAGGCCTTATCAAGTGGAGATTGAGAGATCATTGAGGTAAACCAGTGAAAATTGAaccttttaatttattaaattatgtactTGAACCATTATAATCAATGCACGagtgcacatatatatatatatatatatataattttccaGAAACACATTTGCGACATTTATATGAAATCATctcaaaatattaattgaacAAGCACTATATTATAATCTTCTGTGTGACTAAAAAGACACTTTGCTAAAAACACTTTGCTGGACAAGACCTCCGAGGAGCTTGGCAAAGCATTTGGCAGATGAAGTGGTTGAAGGGATTTCAGCTTCAAACTGTCCCTTCTTGTTTGTCAGTGTTGTTTGTCGATAAGGACTTCGTATTACTGCTGTTAATTGTTACTTTTACTCCTGCATCCATGCAAACATAGCCTGGTAAGCATAATTTACAAAAGTAAAAATGAGTGAgatattgagagagtgagaatAGGAAAGCTCATAATGAGGAGAGCAGTCAAGGCAGGTAACTCATCCCCCTTCAACACATTGCAAGTTCAGAGCTGAGCATTAGTGATGAACAATAGGAAGAGGAGAACACTAACTGCTAGATAAAGAAAGCCATAACAAGTGCTTGAGTGTGAGAGTTCATTGTGTGGCACAATTCAAATATAAACAAGGAGCTCGCTAGTCAATCAATGAAAGTTCAATAGAGAATGAAGATTACCAGTAGTAAGTATTTTTCTGAGGCCCTGGATTGCATGATCTACCTTTCCCCAGCTTCCTCAAGTCTGAAATCCTTGCAAATGAGTCAAAGATTTTTTCCGGTGAGGTAGtacatttgtaaaaaatatggcCCCTGACACTTAAAGGGAAGTAACATTATTACACTGCAACTACCACATCCTTGTGGTCATGTGATTTTATGATCCAAGTGTGGTGAAAGCAATGTGCTATGAATGTACTATGTGAGTTTCACTTCTGATATTAAAGTACAGTTCAACAAAATTTTTACGAGAGTTAGTTAGTATTTAGAAGAATTAGAAAGGACAGGGTACCTTGCATCCTTCCTGCTTTAAGGCTTAATGGCCATATGCAACGGATATTGTTATAAAATGCTCACCATGCCTTTCCACTCTTCTGCTTAAATTTGGACATGAAGAGAGCTCCGCCATAAGAATTTATACTCTTTTTTGCTATTGATTGTAGTATACATCCTGACAATCGCTGGGATGATGTTCATTCCTGAAAAGTGGAACAAAATAAGGGCAATTTCTTAATCCaccaagcaaacaaaaaaattcactgTCCTGGTAACCAGAAAGCAAAATTTGCAGCAACTTCACAATCAGGTCTACAGAATAGTTATTTCAACTGACAGATAAATACAGATGGTTGAATCCTCCTGTTGCAGTTTGTATGATAAATAGAGGTTTAATTATTATGACACAACATTGCTGCAGGTTACAGGAGGGACAACTGACTTCATTTACATAAATTTAAGAAAGTGCAAACCTCCAATTGATGAACTCATCGTCATTCAACCCCAAAACAGATCATTTCCTTTGGCCTCACCTCAACCAGAAGTCACCAAAGATGAAATGGTGGGCACCTAATAGAACCAATAAATTTGTCAAGATGATACTCAAAAAAACTTGCAGACTTGTACAGAAAGACATTTGTTCCCTCATCTTATTCCTTCCTGGGCATGCCCCAGGAAACaccaaaaatgattttaatCAAACAGAGAACTTTGAAAACAAAGCCGATCGTCAAAACAATCTAACTATATGGTGAACACAGAAAATGGATTGCAAACTGAAA contains these protein-coding regions:
- the LOC120253016 gene encoding probable basic-leucine zipper transcription factor F produces the protein MSNNSTTKGDLTEWSEFEAARALASIAGIQTKILKNENDDETPNDNNDLKTRNGFDLVLAMSKEEVACQEGGIINKDGENGLTEEPKSSENIDCLDNYDVTVKTTKGKHNLTEAEKEQKRMRRVLANRESARETIRRRQAFREELIKKVADLSLDNRDIKMQRERLMNEYNTLKDNNKQLKERIAKAKHCPEKSSTTAIPVTGYSFAPYPWTSWSPFSYDLGNSLGSCGVYVPHHHAWFHPHQASGPLPMYVGTNIHGSVPYCHHQTNASSSTIVSAMQDGSDEHEHPMHLVLNSNANSSFPSSDDQGKSHVQPTSSVSASAAEARKKRKELTKLKHLQGKQVSKHN
- the LOC120252912 gene encoding vacuolar protein sorting-associated protein 55 homolog, which gives rise to MFSASILLQILACALYNNWWPLLSALMYILVPMPCLFFGDGSTRFLTSRDGGGWINAAKFLTGASAVGSIAIPAILRHAHLIETGAMLIEFTSFFILVCTVLCFHRVSLDEDW
- the LOC120252996 gene encoding NAC domain-containing protein 90-like, which codes for MNSTNIPPGFRFYPTEQELVNFYLHNKLENTRLQDIERVIPPIDVYAVDPWHLPQMSGESSITDSEQWFFFCPMQEREAHGGRPGRTTPSGYWKATGSPSGVYHNNRMIGVKKTMVFYQGRAPLGSKTKWKMNEYKVVEADTGIRPSATPMLRNEFSLCRVYVTSGSLRSFDRRPVGIEIDSRRMTEASSSMMVPMVAERASSQDSSSSGEHRNNEQSGAGAASTSTNVQMIEEADLELLDWL